The following proteins are co-located in the Dietzia timorensis genome:
- a CDS encoding LGFP repeat-containing protein: MNVKKTLAYPAIVGMLALSVAACSDDNDVASKAGDAANQATSAAGEAGASATEAAGDAAASATGSDSEGAEGEGADGEMKEIEGPNGPVEVPASVADKYEELGGESGYLGAPTGETQTVGEGQRQDFDGGTIFVDPEGNAYVVQGKILERYEEQGGPESELGWPTEDEKPQEGGWISTFQNGNITFVNGEYGE, translated from the coding sequence ATGAACGTGAAGAAGACACTCGCGTACCCCGCCATCGTCGGCATGCTCGCACTTTCCGTCGCCGCCTGCAGCGACGACAACGACGTCGCAAGCAAGGCAGGCGACGCTGCGAACCAGGCGACCTCCGCCGCGGGCGAGGCCGGCGCCAGCGCCACCGAGGCAGCCGGCGATGCCGCGGCTTCCGCCACCGGGTCGGACTCCGAGGGTGCCGAGGGCGAAGGCGCCGACGGCGAGATGAAGGAAATCGAAGGCCCGAACGGCCCCGTAGAGGTTCCGGCGTCGGTCGCCGACAAGTACGAGGAGCTCGGCGGCGAGTCCGGCTACCTCGGGGCGCCGACCGGCGAGACGCAGACCGTCGGAGAGGGCCAGCGCCAGGACTTCGATGGCGGCACGATCTTCGTCGATCCGGAAGGCAACGCCTACGTGGTTCAGGGCAAGATCCTCGAGCGCTACGAGGAGCAGGGCGGCCCCGAGTCCGAGCTCGGCTGGCCGACCGAGGACGAGAAGCCGCAGGAGGGTGGCTGGATCTCCACCTTCCAGAACGGCAACATCACCTTCGTCAACGGCGAGTACGGCGAGTAA
- the typA gene encoding translational GTPase TypA — protein sequence MTSTEFRNVAIVAHVDHGKTTLVDAMLRQSGAFAEHSELVDRVMDSGDLEREKGITILAKNTAVLRKGGGADGGDLVLNIIDTPGHADFGGEVERGLSMVDGVVLLIDSSEGPLPQTRFVLRKALAASLPVIIVVNKTDRPDARIGEVVDEAQDLLLDLAADLEDPDAQAAAEKALELPVVFASGRAGKASIEQPADGAEPNAENLDDFFKLLYDVIPAPRGDASAPLQAHVTNLDASNFLGRIGLVRMHNGTLRKGQTVTWIHHTPDGEQSTSSVRISELLKTKGVERVPAEEAVAGDIVAVAGIPEIMIGDTLADPENPVALPAITVDEPAISMTIGVNTSPLAGRNGGTKLTARMVKARLDQELVGNVSLKVLDTDRPDDWEVQGRGEMALSVLVETMRREGFELTVGKPQVVTRQIDGKVHEPMEHMTIDTPEEHLGAVTQLMAARKGRMEQMSNHGSGWVRMEFIVPARGLIGFRTAFMTETRGAGIANSVSHGFEPWAGEIRARHTGSLVADRAGKATGFALLNLGDRGDFFIQPGAEVYEGVVVGENPRAEDLDVNITKEKKLTNMRSATSDATETLAKAKTLSLEEAMEFCAGDECVEVAPDVVRVRKVLLNSSERARDRSRAKSREQQAGN from the coding sequence GTGACCAGTACCGAGTTCCGTAACGTCGCCATCGTCGCCCACGTCGACCATGGCAAGACAACGTTGGTCGACGCCATGCTCCGGCAGTCGGGCGCTTTCGCCGAACATTCCGAGCTTGTCGACCGAGTCATGGACTCAGGAGATCTCGAGCGTGAGAAGGGCATCACCATTCTCGCGAAGAACACCGCGGTGCTCCGTAAGGGAGGGGGTGCAGACGGGGGCGATCTCGTTCTCAATATCATCGACACCCCCGGGCACGCCGACTTCGGCGGCGAGGTCGAGCGTGGCCTTTCCATGGTCGACGGCGTCGTGCTGCTCATCGACTCCTCCGAGGGGCCGCTTCCGCAGACGCGATTCGTCCTGCGCAAGGCCCTGGCCGCTTCGCTTCCCGTGATCATCGTGGTGAACAAGACCGACCGCCCGGACGCGCGGATTGGCGAGGTCGTCGACGAGGCGCAGGACCTTCTCTTGGACCTCGCGGCCGACCTCGAGGACCCCGACGCACAGGCCGCCGCCGAGAAGGCCCTCGAGCTTCCTGTCGTGTTCGCCTCCGGCCGTGCGGGCAAGGCCTCCATCGAGCAGCCGGCAGACGGCGCCGAGCCGAACGCGGAGAACCTCGACGACTTCTTCAAACTGTTGTACGACGTCATCCCCGCCCCGCGGGGGGATGCCAGCGCTCCGCTGCAGGCCCATGTGACCAACCTCGACGCCTCGAACTTCCTCGGACGAATCGGCCTCGTTCGTATGCACAACGGCACCCTGCGCAAGGGGCAGACCGTGACATGGATCCATCACACGCCGGATGGTGAGCAGTCGACCTCGTCGGTGCGAATCTCCGAGCTGCTCAAGACCAAGGGCGTGGAGCGAGTGCCCGCAGAGGAGGCCGTGGCCGGCGATATCGTCGCCGTGGCAGGTATCCCCGAGATCATGATCGGTGACACGCTCGCCGACCCGGAGAACCCGGTTGCGCTTCCGGCGATCACCGTGGACGAGCCGGCGATCTCGATGACGATCGGTGTGAACACCTCGCCGCTGGCCGGCCGAAACGGCGGCACCAAGCTCACGGCGCGAATGGTCAAGGCCCGCCTGGACCAGGAACTCGTGGGCAATGTGTCGCTGAAGGTTCTCGACACCGACCGCCCCGATGACTGGGAGGTGCAGGGCCGCGGCGAGATGGCGCTGTCGGTCCTCGTCGAGACGATGCGCCGCGAAGGTTTCGAGCTCACCGTCGGCAAGCCCCAGGTGGTCACCCGCCAGATCGATGGCAAGGTGCACGAGCCGATGGAGCACATGACCATCGACACCCCCGAAGAGCATTTGGGCGCGGTCACCCAGCTCATGGCCGCCCGAAAGGGGCGGATGGAGCAGATGAGCAACCACGGCTCCGGCTGGGTGCGCATGGAATTCATCGTTCCCGCCCGCGGACTCATCGGATTCCGGACTGCGTTTATGACCGAAACCCGCGGTGCCGGCATCGCGAACTCCGTATCGCACGGCTTCGAGCCGTGGGCGGGTGAGATCCGCGCCCGCCACACCGGTTCGCTGGTCGCCGACCGTGCGGGCAAGGCGACCGGATTCGCGCTGCTCAACCTCGGCGACCGAGGCGACTTCTTCATCCAGCCCGGTGCAGAGGTTTACGAGGGCGTCGTCGTGGGGGAGAACCCGCGCGCCGAGGACCTCGACGTGAACATCACCAAGGAAAAGAAGCTCACCAACATGCGCTCGGCGACCTCGGATGCCACCGAGACCCTCGCGAAGGCGAAGACGCTGTCCCTCGAGGAGGCGATGGAATTCTGCGCCGGCGACGAGTGCGTCGAGGTAGCCCCGGACGTGGTTCGCGTCCGCAAGGTTCTGCTCAACTCCTCCGAGCGCGCGCGTGACCGTTCCCGCGCGAAGTCGCGGGAGCAGCAGGCGGGTAACTAG
- a CDS encoding MFS transporter → MTTTMAPATKRRESPRLLDKAPPWALLAATMFLIAWGGNQFTPLLVFYSGEGIDQVVVNSLLFAYVVGIVPGLAISAPLSDRFGRRPVALPAPWIGIAGSVFLAIGGDAPLMLGIGRVLCGLALGIAMAVGGSWLKEVSSPPYDLAADGLAGARRQGLSLTAGFAVGAAIAGVLAQWAPAPHVLPYLVHIVLSVPFALALSVVPETLDRRPASTREDDGGTPAARRADTPPPIATHFAAPRFLLVVALTAPWVFGAAGVAYAIIPGQLAENVQSAPVAFSALLCVLTLGSGFVVQQLARRIYVPGSIILAKLTYSLILAGMLLAVVTMLLLESTPWSVAVGILAAITLGCAYGMALQCGLLEVQRYAHNSNLAAFTAVFYTLAYLGFGFPMVLSALSGVASYPVMLGAGAVIAAASGILMFVAAKVHNRR, encoded by the coding sequence ATGACCACGACGATGGCTCCCGCCACGAAGCGCCGCGAGTCCCCGCGACTGCTGGACAAGGCCCCGCCGTGGGCTCTCCTCGCCGCGACGATGTTCCTCATCGCGTGGGGCGGCAACCAGTTCACCCCGTTGCTGGTGTTCTACTCGGGCGAAGGAATCGACCAAGTCGTGGTCAACAGCCTCCTTTTCGCCTATGTCGTCGGCATCGTCCCTGGCCTCGCGATCTCGGCTCCGCTGTCCGACAGGTTCGGCCGGCGCCCCGTCGCCCTTCCTGCACCCTGGATCGGCATCGCGGGCTCGGTATTCCTCGCCATCGGCGGTGACGCCCCACTCATGCTCGGCATCGGCCGCGTGCTCTGCGGCCTCGCACTCGGCATCGCCATGGCTGTGGGCGGCAGCTGGCTCAAGGAGGTCTCCTCGCCGCCTTACGATCTCGCCGCCGACGGGCTCGCCGGCGCGCGGCGCCAGGGTCTCTCGCTCACAGCGGGTTTCGCGGTCGGCGCCGCCATCGCAGGCGTTCTCGCGCAGTGGGCTCCCGCGCCGCACGTTCTCCCCTACCTCGTGCACATTGTGTTGTCCGTCCCGTTCGCGCTCGCCCTAAGCGTCGTGCCCGAAACGCTCGATCGCCGCCCGGCGTCAACCCGCGAAGATGACGGCGGGACTCCGGCAGCCCGCCGGGCCGACACGCCCCCGCCGATCGCGACCCATTTCGCCGCTCCGCGTTTCCTGCTCGTGGTCGCACTCACCGCCCCGTGGGTATTCGGCGCAGCCGGGGTCGCATACGCGATCATTCCCGGGCAACTAGCGGAAAACGTCCAGAGCGCGCCGGTCGCGTTCTCGGCGCTGCTGTGCGTCCTCACCCTCGGTTCGGGCTTCGTCGTCCAGCAGCTCGCACGCCGGATCTACGTGCCCGGTTCGATCATTCTCGCGAAGCTCACCTACTCGCTGATCCTCGCCGGAATGCTCCTGGCCGTAGTAACCATGCTCCTGCTCGAATCGACGCCGTGGTCGGTGGCCGTCGGAATCCTCGCGGCGATCACCCTGGGCTGCGCGTACGGCATGGCACTTCAGTGCGGGCTATTGGAGGTTCAGCGGTACGCGCACAATTCCAATCTCGCCGCATTTACCGCAGTGTTCTATACGCTCGCCTACCTCGGCTTCGGCTTCCCAATGGTCCTTTCCGCTCTTTCGGGCGTTGCGTCGTACCCGGTCATGCTCGGCGCCGGCGCGGTCATTGCCGCCGCTTCGGGGATATTGATGTTCGTTGCGGCAAAGGTCCACAACCGGCGCTGA
- a CDS encoding GntR family transcriptional regulator: MSATQPAAILAYEAVKKLILDGTIVGGDLISENALAGELGMSRTPMRSAFQRLESEGWLTLYPKRGAVVTPVTATEKREVLEARVAIEAHAVASMPGAERKTLHAELIAIAESQSEAVAARSLTDFSELDVRFHRAIVAAAGNSVILGFYDSLRERQRRMVESSVHASAHSTEAIGHEHLELAEAVARGEADRFTTMLRSHLERVHEIRLSNDDEGVS, encoded by the coding sequence ATGTCTGCAACCCAACCCGCAGCGATCCTCGCCTACGAGGCGGTGAAGAAACTGATTCTCGACGGCACGATCGTCGGCGGTGACCTCATCAGCGAGAACGCCCTCGCCGGAGAGCTCGGAATGAGCCGCACACCGATGCGTTCGGCCTTCCAACGTCTCGAGTCCGAGGGCTGGCTCACGCTGTATCCGAAGCGCGGCGCGGTCGTCACGCCAGTGACCGCCACCGAGAAGAGAGAGGTCCTCGAAGCCCGCGTCGCGATCGAGGCCCACGCCGTCGCTTCGATGCCCGGCGCCGAGAGAAAGACGCTGCACGCCGAGCTCATAGCAATCGCAGAATCCCAGTCCGAAGCCGTCGCCGCGCGCAGTCTCACCGACTTCTCCGAACTCGATGTGCGCTTTCACCGCGCGATTGTCGCGGCGGCAGGCAACTCGGTGATCCTCGGTTTCTACGATTCGCTGCGCGAGCGCCAGCGACGCATGGTCGAGAGCTCCGTCCACGCCTCCGCACACTCGACCGAGGCGATCGGCCATGAGCACCTCGAGCTCGCGGAGGCCGTGGCGCGCGGCGAAGCCGACCGGTTCACCACCATGTTGCGTTCGCACCTCGAGCGCGTCCACGAAATCCGCCTCTCCAACGACGATGAAGGAGTGAGTTGA
- a CDS encoding LLM class F420-dependent oxidoreductase, with translation MRFGTFIPQGWRLDLDGIDPVEHWPRMRDLVTSIDDGGVWDSAWVYDHFHSSPFVEDAAVHEAWSLISALAASTSRVRLGQMCTCMGYRNPMYLAKLAATADVISGGRVEMGIGAGWYEHEWSAYGYGFPPAGERLGMLAEGVDILRQAWTTGSVNLSGSHYTVDDAKCFPLPPQDGGIPLWIAGGGEKKTLRIAAQYADYTNFDGTPEGFKHKSEVLAAHCDNIGRDFSQITRSANYNILIGETEADVAEREAWLRDRMVRLVGEESAEQQLRSFRGMPGHGTPEQVAEKLDAMKVLGMDYAVCYFPDLGESRDSFDLFEKKVIPALS, from the coding sequence ATGCGTTTCGGAACATTTATCCCGCAGGGCTGGCGACTCGATCTCGATGGCATCGACCCCGTCGAGCACTGGCCGCGAATGCGGGACCTTGTCACCTCAATCGATGACGGCGGAGTGTGGGATTCAGCGTGGGTCTACGACCATTTCCACTCCTCGCCATTTGTCGAGGACGCCGCTGTGCACGAGGCATGGTCTCTGATTTCGGCGCTCGCCGCGAGTACGTCGCGCGTGCGGCTCGGGCAGATGTGTACGTGTATGGGTTACCGGAATCCGATGTACCTGGCGAAGCTCGCCGCGACGGCGGATGTGATCTCCGGCGGCCGTGTCGAGATGGGTATCGGAGCAGGCTGGTACGAACACGAGTGGAGCGCTTATGGATACGGTTTCCCGCCTGCCGGCGAGCGACTGGGGATGCTCGCCGAGGGGGTCGACATCCTTCGGCAGGCATGGACCACCGGCTCGGTGAACCTCTCCGGATCCCATTACACGGTGGACGACGCCAAGTGCTTTCCGTTACCGCCGCAAGATGGAGGGATTCCGCTGTGGATCGCAGGTGGCGGCGAGAAGAAGACGCTCCGCATTGCGGCACAGTACGCGGACTACACCAATTTCGACGGCACGCCGGAGGGGTTCAAGCACAAGTCGGAGGTTCTCGCTGCGCACTGCGACAACATCGGCCGCGATTTCTCGCAGATTACCCGTAGCGCCAACTACAACATTCTCATCGGAGAGACCGAGGCGGACGTCGCCGAACGGGAAGCCTGGCTGCGAGACCGAATGGTGCGGCTAGTCGGCGAGGAATCTGCGGAACAGCAGTTGCGGTCATTCCGGGGGATGCCGGGGCATGGCACGCCAGAGCAGGTCGCAGAAAAGCTCGACGCGATGAAGGTGTTGGGCATGGACTACGCCGTGTGCTACTTCCCGGACCTCGGGGAAAGCAGGGACAGCTTCGACCTATTCGAGAAAAAGGTTATCCCCGCGCTGTCGTAG